In Scleropages formosus chromosome 10, fSclFor1.1, whole genome shotgun sequence, a single genomic region encodes these proteins:
- the LOC114911692 gene encoding olfactory receptor 52K2-like, whose product MSEYAARNISHTDFILSGFSGSREWKQLLFIPFFLLFVMSVTANSMIIFIILSHRALHSPMYLLICVMAFVDLVIPIFFVPNMLLNLLFNWNHISLMGCLVQMFCIHFFGSMQATVFLWMALDRFYAICTPLHYNEHMRISAFLKFVIIPMLRNAVFISAIVGLARSLSYCQSNEIKHCFCEHMALVTLACGPIYINNVVGLCGAFFILVADFLLIVFSYVRIFVSLFKSGRTSQKAFSTCITHIIVMFVTLMFSLTSFLSYRIKNEMSSNSHMAISTMYLLVPACLNPIIYGIRTKEIRQQVINVMKCGKCPHSTDVRQFK is encoded by the coding sequence ATGTCGGAATATGCAGCAAGAAATATCTCTCACACGGACTTCATACTAAGTGGcttctctggatccagagagtggaaacaacttctcttcatcccatttttcctcttgtttgtaaTGTCAGTCACTGCAAACTCcatgattatatttataatcttATCGCACAGGGCTCTGCATTCTCCAATGTACCTGCTGATTTGTGTGATGGCTTTTGTTGATTTGGTTATACCAATATTCTTTGTTCCAAATATGCTGCTTAATCTCCTGTTTAACTGGAACCATATTTCTCTGATGGGTTGCCTGGTTCAGATGTTCTGCATTCACTTTTTTGGGTCAATGCAGGCTACTGTTTTTCTGTGGATGGCCCTGGATCGTTTCTATGCCATCTGCACTCCACtccattacaatgaacacatgagaatctctgcattcctgaaatttgtaattataccgatgctcagaaatgcagttttcatttcagcaatagTTGGCCTGGCTCGATCTTTGTCATACTGCCAGTCCAACGAGATTAAGCACTGCTTCTGTGAACACATGGCACTGGTCACCCTTGCATGTGGTCCAATATATATTAACAATGTTGTAGGACTATGTGGCGCCTTCTTCATCTTAGTGGCTGATTtccttttaattgtgttttcctATGTTAGAATATTTGTCTCTCTTTTTAAATCAGGCAGAACTAGTCAAAAAGCATTCAGTACATGCATCACTCACattattgtcatgtttgtgACTTTAATGTTTTCCTTAACATCGTTTCTTtcctacagaataaaaaatgagatGTCATCAAACAGTCATATGGCAATCAGTACAATGTATTTGCTTGTGCCTGCCTGTTTAAATCCAATAATTTATGGTAtcaggacaaaagaaataagacagcAAGTCATAAACGTAATGAAGTGCGGAAAATGTCCACATAGCACTGACGTAagacagtttaaataa
- the LOC114911693 gene encoding olfactory receptor 52K2-like yields MSEYAARNISHTDFILSGFSGSREWKQLLFIPFFLLFVMSIIANSMIIFIILSHRALHSPMYLLICVMAFIDMVMPTFCVPHILFNLLFNWNHISLMGCLVQMFCILFFGSMQATVFLWMALDRFYAICTPLHYNEHMRISAFLKFVIIPLLRNAALISAIVGLARSLSYCQSNEIKHCFCEHMALVTLACGPIYINNVVGLCGAFFILAADFLLIVFSYVRIFVSLFKSGRSSQKAFSTCITHIIVMFVTLMFSLTSFLSYRIKNDLSSNSHMAISTMYLLVPACLNPIIYGIRTKEIRQQVIKVMKCGKCPHSTDVRQFK; encoded by the coding sequence ATGTCGGAATATGCAGCAAGAAATATCTCTCACACGGACTTCATACTAAGTGGcttctctggatccagagagtggaaacaacttctcttcatcccatttttcctcttgtttgtaaTGTCAATCATTGCAAACTCaatgattatatttataatcCTATCTCACAGGGCTCTGCATTCTCCAATGTACCTGCTGATTTGTGTGATGGCTTTCATCGATATGGTTATGCCAACATTCTGTGTTCCACACATACTCTTCAACCTCCTGTTTAATTGGAACCATATATCTCTGATGGGTTGCCTGGTTCAGATGTTCTGCATTCTTTTTTTCGGGTCAATGCAGGCTACTGTTTTTCTGTGGATGGCCCTGGATCGTTTCTATGCCATCTGCACTCCACtccattacaatgaacacatgagaatctctgcattcctgaaatttgtaattataccTTTGCTCAGAAATGCAGCTTTAATTTCAGCAATAGTTGGCCTGGCTCGATCTTTGTCATACTGCCAGTCCAACGAGATTAAGCACTGCTTCTGTGAACACATGGCACTGGTCACCCTTGCATGTGGTCCAATATATATTAACAATGTTGTAGGACTATGTGGCGCCTTCTTCATCTTAGCGGCTGATTtccttttaattgtgttttcctATGTTAGAATATTTGTCTCTCTTTTTAAATCAGGCAGATCTAGTCAAAAAGCATTCAGTACATGCATCACTCACattattgtcatgtttgtgACTTTAATGTTTTCCTTAACATCGTTTCTTtcctacagaataaaaaatgactTGTCATCAAACAGTCATATGGCAATCAGTACAATGTATTTGCTTGTGCCTGCCTGTTTAAATCCAATAATTTATGGTAtcaggacaaaagaaataagacagcAAGTCATAAAAGTAATGAAGTGCGGAAAATGTCCACATAGCACCGACGTAagacagtttaaataa